The Bernardetia sp. ABR2-2B DNA window GCAGGAATTTTTGAAAGGATTGCAGCATATAAGACCATTTATGCCGTAATGCTTTTAGGTTTTGTAGTCCATTGGTTGCCAGAAGATATAAAAACAGCTACACGAACTACCTTTGCAGACCTTCCAGATGTCATAAAAGCAATTATTATTGTAGCTATTATTTTGCTTCTCTTTCAGTTTCAAACAGCAGGGATTCAGCCGTTTATTTATTTTCAGTTTTAGTTTTTTACAAATGAGAATATTCATTGGTCTATTTTTTTTAATACTAACTTTTTCTTGTGTTTCTAAGTATAGAAGAAGTAATATCCAATATCTAACTCCTGTTAAGAATATAAAAGCCAATAATGAAAAACTTTATCAATGGGAAGAGTATGGTACATACTTTAAGTTTATTTTACAGGTTGATTCTAATTTTAGATTTGTAAAAGGCTCTTACTATGATTGTACAAGCCAATTTCGGTGTGAATCAAATGGTACATACCAAATAAAAAAAGATTCAATTCTGTTGAGTTTTGGAAAAGCAAAAGGAAGAAAAGAAAATGGTTTCGTTGATTTTTTCTCTGATACAACAATGACACTACCTTTTTTAGAATGTGAAATAAAACTTTTAGGGCTAGAATTGAAAAACGAAGCCTGTGATTGAATTCAATAAAATTATGTATTCAATCCTGCCTTTTATCATATAAATCACTCGCTAATCAAACAAGCGTATTTTCTACCTCACTCTACTCATTTTTTGGATTTATAGTTGCATTTTGCTTCTCGTTCTTTACGGTTGGCATAAAAAGGGTGTTTTTGATATTGTCGTTGGTAAGGACACCAACAAGGGCAAGAGAGAGCAGAATAAAATTCGTTTTTCAGTCTTAATTCCTGTCCGAAATGAAGCTCAAAATATTGAAAACCTATTAAATGATTTGGCTTTACAAGATTTGGATAAAGATAACTTTGAAGTTTTAGTTTTAGATGATAATTCTGATGATGATACAGCACAAATTGTAAGCAAATTAATCCCAAAAATGCCGTATTCTTTACAACTTATTTCTGTTCCTAAAGCTAATTCTGCACACAAAAAACGAGCAATTACCTTAGGAGTATCAAAAGCAAAGTTTGAATATATTATTACAACAGATGGCGATTGTAGAGTGCTAAAAACGTGGCTTTCTACCTTTTCAAACTTTATCAATTATAAAAAAAGAAACAATCAAGAAGCTTTATTTATCGCTGGTGCTGTTCGTCTAAATCATAAAAGAGATTTTTTTGCAGCTTTACAGGCTTCCGAATTTGCTACATTAATTGGTTGTGGAGGTGCTGCGCTTAATTTAGGTTTTCCATTTACTTGCAATGGTGCAAATATGGCATATTCCAAACAACTTTTTGAAGAATTAGGAGGTTATGAAAACCAATTAAATCTGAAAGGCAAAGCAAAAGAATACAGTGAAAATGGAATCAGTAATAACGGTTATCAAATTTCGTCTGGAGATGATGAGTTTTTGCTACATAAATTTCATAAAATCTATCCTAAGAATATTTTTTTCTTAAAATCAGATAAAGCAATCGTCGAAACAGAAGCTACTCCAAACTGGAAACAGTTTTATAATCAGCGCAAACGTTGGGCAAGTAAATGGAATCAACATAAAAAAATAAGTCATGCAGCAATTAGTGTTTTTGTTTTTTTAGTTCAAGTTTTTACTTTAATGTTATTTGTTTTTATTGCTTTTGATATAGTAAATGATGATTATTTCTTGATAAATTCAGAATTGAAAAAATATCTTTATCTTAGTTTTTTTATTAAAATGAGCATAGAATTTTTATTTTTATATTCTGTTTTACGATTTTTAAGGCAATTAAAAGCTATTTTTACGTTACCTTTTTGGTGGATATTTTATAGTTTATACGCTATTTTCTTTGGAGTTGTAGCACAGAAAAAAGGTTATAGTTGGAAAGGTAGAAAAACTCAATAAACAGAAAAAAGGTAAGTAACAATCGTTTATTTTCAATAAGAATAGTTTTTATGTATCTTTCTTAGTAAATTAGTCGCTTAAAGCAATTTCTGTTAATGGATAAAAAAAGATTAACAAATTATCCATTTTCAATTAGCTTCGCAGAGCCTCGCTGCTTTGGCAGGTATCCATTTTCAATTAGCATTGCATTCGTTTATTTTTCTAAATGGCATCAGAATTTGAGCATATATCACCTTCATTACAAATACGCAAACGCCTATTAAAACACAAACCAGCTATGTTTGGGCTTTTTGTGATTTTGTTTGCTGTCTTTGTAGCTCTTGCAGGACATACAATTATGCCTGACAAAACCCCTAATGCAAATGATGGAGCAGTACAGATAGGAAAAGAATTGCCTGTTTTTGAGACTAAAATATTAAAGTTTAGAAAACGTATTTCTACCGAACATACAGGTTTTTTTGAAAGTATTTATAATGGAGATGAAACAGATTACACCATTACTCCAATAGACACTTTCAGAATTGTAGGAGATACAGTATTTTTTAAAGTACATGGAAGAGAAGAAAAAGAACTTTCCTATTCACTTATTTATGCCACCAAACCTGTTTTTTCAGGTACTTCTGGTTTGCTTTCAGATGATTCTCTTAATTATAATTATCAAATAAGTGGGGATACTGTTCGATATGTGGATATCCAAAAAAGAGTTAGAACGACTACACTCTTTGAGCTTTCCGAAGAATTTCAAAAAGAAAATATAGAAACTCGCACATATTGGCTAGGAACTGACCGTTCAGGGCGAGATATTTTGAGCCGTCTAATGTATGGAACACGAATTTCTCTTACTATTGGAGCAATTGCTGTTTTGATTTCACTTGTTTTGGGTGTGAGTTTGGGAGCAATTTCTGGTTATTTTGGTGGTTGGATAGATAGTGTTATTCATTGGTTTATGACTGTTGTGTGGTCTATTCCTAGTATTATGTTAGTCATTGCCATTACGATTGTGCTTCAAAGTAAAGGTATTTGGGTTGCCTTTGTAGCTGTTGGTCTGACGATGTGGGTAGAAATTGCTCGTATTGTGAGAGGAAAAATCAAAACAATTAAAAGAAAGCCATTTATCGAAGCTACACATGCCTTCGGAATGAGTCATTGGAGAATTATTTTCAGACATATTTTACCTAATATGCTAGGAGAAATTGTAGTAGTTACGACTTCAAACTTTGCTGCAGCTATTTTGATAGAAGCAGGTTTAAGCTTTTTGGGATTGGGTGTTCAGCCTCCCACACCTTCTTGGGGAATGATGGTTTCAGAAGGATATTCGGTTATCGGAACAAGTAATAGTTGGCATTTGATTGTTTTCCCAAGTCTTTGTATCAGTATTCTTGTTCTTGCCTTTAATCTTTTAGGAAATGGTCTGCGTGATGCTTACGACCCAAATACTAGGAGTTGATAACATCACTTAACGAAAATAGAAAAGCCTTCAAAACTACTTTAGATGTTTTGAAGGCTTTTCTGTTTTATGATATAAACTTTGACTAAATTACGGCTTTCCTTTATATGGAGATGCATTATAATACTTCATTGCTTCTGGCAGCCATCTTCTAAGGTTATTTATTCTTGTACTTGAGTGTGGGTGAGTAGATAAAAATTCTGGTGGTGCTTGTCCTCCTGACTGTGCAGACATGCGTTGCCAAAAAGCAGTTGATTCAGATGGGTTATATCCTGCCATTGCCATAAAAATAATTCCCAAACGGTCGGCTTCTGATTCTTGGTCTCTTGAAAACTTCAAAAGCCCTACTTGCGTTCCC harbors:
- a CDS encoding ABC transporter permease, translating into MASEFEHISPSLQIRKRLLKHKPAMFGLFVILFAVFVALAGHTIMPDKTPNANDGAVQIGKELPVFETKILKFRKRISTEHTGFFESIYNGDETDYTITPIDTFRIVGDTVFFKVHGREEKELSYSLIYATKPVFSGTSGLLSDDSLNYNYQISGDTVRYVDIQKRVRTTTLFELSEEFQKENIETRTYWLGTDRSGRDILSRLMYGTRISLTIGAIAVLISLVLGVSLGAISGYFGGWIDSVIHWFMTVVWSIPSIMLVIAITIVLQSKGIWVAFVAVGLTMWVEIARIVRGKIKTIKRKPFIEATHAFGMSHWRIIFRHILPNMLGEIVVVTTSNFAAAILIEAGLSFLGLGVQPPTPSWGMMVSEGYSVIGTSNSWHLIVFPSLCISILVLAFNLLGNGLRDAYDPNTRS
- a CDS encoding glycosyltransferase; protein product: MLLVLYGWHKKGVFDIVVGKDTNKGKREQNKIRFSVLIPVRNEAQNIENLLNDLALQDLDKDNFEVLVLDDNSDDDTAQIVSKLIPKMPYSLQLISVPKANSAHKKRAITLGVSKAKFEYIITTDGDCRVLKTWLSTFSNFINYKKRNNQEALFIAGAVRLNHKRDFFAALQASEFATLIGCGGAALNLGFPFTCNGANMAYSKQLFEELGGYENQLNLKGKAKEYSENGISNNGYQISSGDDEFLLHKFHKIYPKNIFFLKSDKAIVETEATPNWKQFYNQRKRWASKWNQHKKISHAAISVFVFLVQVFTLMLFVFIAFDIVNDDYFLINSELKKYLYLSFFIKMSIEFLFLYSVLRFLRQLKAIFTLPFWWIFYSLYAIFFGVVAQKKGYSWKGRKTQ